A region from the Schistocerca serialis cubense isolate TAMUIC-IGC-003099 chromosome 1, iqSchSeri2.2, whole genome shotgun sequence genome encodes:
- the LOC126473631 gene encoding tRNA (guanine-N(7)-)-methyltransferase: protein MAAALPQKKYYRQRAHSNPIADHCFDYPVHPEKMNWSKLYPMYFKNNSEGNSAEKSETTCVEFADIGCGYGGLLVTLSPMFPDTLMLGMEIRIKVSDYVMDRISALRLQYPGKYENIACLRSNAMKYLPNFFRKGQLKKMFFLYPDPHFKKSKHKWRIINKTLLAEYAYVLAVDAVVYTVTDVKDLHEWMVQHFTEHPLFVRLSDYDIKDDPVIEKLYDSSEEGQKVSRNHGEKFLAVFRRVPDPYVSK from the exons ATGGCAGCAGCTCTTCCTCAGAAAAAATACTATAGGCAACGGGCTCATTCAAATCCCATTGCAGACCACTGCTTTGATTA CCCTGTACACCCAGAAAAAATGAATTGGTCAAAGTTGTATCCAATGTACTTCAAAAATAATTCGGAGGGAAATTCAGCTGAAAAATCAGAGACAACATGTGTGGAATTTGCTGATATTGGTTGTGGTTATGGTGGTCTCCTAG TTACTTTATCACCAATGTTCCCGGATACACTTATGCTAGGCATGGAAATTCGCATAAAAGTTTCAGACTATGTAATGGATCGAATATCTGCCTTGAGGCTCCAGTATCCTGGCAAGTATGAGAACATAGCTTGCCTCCGCTCAAATGCAATGAAGTATCTTCCCAACTTTTTTAGAAAAGGACAA CTGAAGaaaatgttcttcttatatcctgaTCCTCATTTCAAGAAGTCTAAGCACAAATGGAGAATTATTAACAAAACACTTTTGGCAGAATATGCTTATGTCTTGGCTGTTGAT GCAGTAGTGTATACAGTAACAGACGTCAAGGACCTCCATGAATGGATGGTGCAACATTTCACTGAGCATCCTTTGTTTGTTCGGCTTTCGGATTATGATATT AAGGATGATCCAGTTATTGAGAAGCTGTACGACAGTTCTGAAGAAGGTCAGAAAGTTTCCCGTAACCATGGTGAGAAATTTCTGGCAGTCTTCAGGAGAGTTCCAGATCCTTATGTTTCAAAATGA